One Trichomycterus rosablanca isolate fTriRos1 chromosome 23, fTriRos1.hap1, whole genome shotgun sequence genomic window carries:
- the tex10 gene encoding testis-expressed protein 10 homolog isoform X1 encodes MSKKRKRQDDFQKVKLKVGKKKPKAENSTNTNFRSKSIHLPDQLKSSDGGPTTHRQLGIKDLISQLHHYSSSVKQNALVGLCELLSAHPSLLEQHASVVLAEVAALFTDKDGTVRQASTRLLRLVAQSMLAERVAPFFPLLGAHLSCAMTHVSTGIQEDALRVLDVLLEHYPALLAQSHSVLLGNFLELISQRRMSGGTGKGGMIGKGNYALSISTGRAVTAQKWRLTVLLRLGRFLQAVVEERPTEDGGACGSGFGMWTGEKGLVTPVEISWEEQIFSKERIQVFENSGAKPTPHSTFRLRPDLESGTGVTEGLCSAEMVQGFAGTLVPLLLEMWVEAMGGGKAQTDSGNLLSEEAMALMFQILTILQLLRRLAPQKDQQDILDAWFRNSYLSDFKQHFMKNFPYSSLAVIRHKKKSEAKRSRLQVAAAVNGTGNVEPLALNVMLCQVMVTLCLRGRDHVAAQDADWLGPIRAFVTDTLSGGGKLNSKHLGALLEVVWRMVVTQRSRAVTEELLQAVYLQYQQKNLGLTVRTLLLRFFSQLYIQEHQNQPHIGRSRILARWLGSLPLQLVQLGSRNLQLSAQLLPTMQSAAAWGNKDLLKSLQMYAPSLYDPQEGCVVLLPADQQQRLIHILYFLPTFPADILACLSQVCNVGRVSASLAGTLIRIVNLRSPRSGWSNSSQDMAMRDVDYLSFLFSTLTGFSSEVLQTLQPDDEDDDSLLPSSSLSPLNVFSTPLEQFTHHWDVVEEVCHCLETLGSRTQCFEILQNAIVENLRALVVVPDCMCAALLRCIPRLLDHNSLPSDMLLAFLSDCCLSMLCLLLQLEQSARKRDAVWEACFAALSSVPRLLRLVLQSIRVCDLFEDELPLLAQILSLLLQHSQLRSQIVANAALLQTIIQDLTRSHGGKTRKQWLNDLMYCYSVIFSNHRANIAMRDAY; translated from the exons GACCTGATATCTCAGCTGCACCACTACAGCAGCAGCGTCAAGCAGAACGCTCTCGTCGGTCTCTGCGAGCTGCTTTCGGCTCACCCGTCCCTACTCGAGCAGCACGCGTCAGTCGTTCTCGCAGAGGTTGCCGCGCTCTTCACCGATAAAGATGGCACGGTGCGGCAGGCCAGTACACGTCTCCTGCGCTTGGTGGCCCAGAGTATGCTCGCCGAGCGTGTGGCACCATTCTTTCCACTTCTGGGAGCCCATCTGTCATGCGCTATGACCCACGTCTCAACAGGCATTCAGGAGGACGCGCTGAGGGTGCTTGATGTACTCCTGGAACATTATCCCGCTCTGTTAGCACAGAGCCACAGTGTCCTGCTCGGCAATTTCCTGGAGCTGATTTCACAGAGGCGCATGAGTGGGGGGACAGGGAAGGGTGGAATGATTGGGAAAGGAAACTATGCACTTTCCATCAGCACCGGTCGTGCTGTAACAGCACAGAAGTGGAGACTCACCGTTCTGCTCAG GTTAGGACGATTTCTGCAGGCAGTAGTGGAGGAGAGACCTACAGAAGATGGTGGTGCATGTGGAAGTGGATTTGGCATGTGGACTGGAGAGAAAGGACTGGTCACACCTGTAGAAATCAGCTGGGAGGAGCAGATCTTCAGTAAAGAGCGAATCCAAGTGTTCGAGAATTCTGGTGCCAAACCCACACCCCACTCCACCTTTCGGCTAAG GCCAGATTTGGAGTCTGGAACTGGTGTGACTGAGGGGCTGTGCTCAGCAGAGATGGTGCAGGGCTTTGCAGGTACGCTGGTTCCTCTGTTGCTGGAGATGTGGGTGGAAGCAATGGGTGGAGGCAAAGCTCAAACTGACAGTGGGAACCTGCTCTCAGAGGAAGCCATGGCACTCATGTTTCAGATCCTCACCATACTTCAGCTCCTGAGACGTCTTGCACCTCAGAAGGACCAGCAGGATATACTG GATGCCTGGTTTCGAAACTCATACCTGAGTGACTTCAAGCAGCACTTCATGAAGAATTTTCCCTACAGTTCGCTGGCGGTGAtcaggcacaagaaaaaaagtGAAGCAAAAAG GAGCCGCCTGCAGGTGGCGGCCGCAGTAAATGGCACAGGAAACGTCGAGCCTCTGGCTCTAAACGTCATGCTTTGCCAGGTGATGGTGACGCTCTGCCTGAGGGGGCGGGACCACGTTGCTGCCCAAGACGCTGACTGGCTCGGACCGATCCGAGCCTTCGTCACAGACACTCTGTCCGGTGGGGGAAAACTGAACTCCAAGCACCTTGGTGCCCTGTTGGAGGTGGTTTGGAGGATGGTTGTAACTCAGCGAAGCCGTG CAGTGACTGAGGAGCTACTACAGGCTGTCTACCTCCAGTATCAGCAGAAGAACCTGGGGCTGACCGTACGCACCCTGCTGCTTCGTTTCTTCAGTCAACTCTACATACAGGAACATCAGAACCAGCCTCACATTGGAAG gAGCAGGATTTTGGCACGCTGGTTGGGGTCGTTGCCTCTGCAGTTGGTCCAGTTGGGCAGCCGCAATCTTCAGCTGTCTGCACAGCTCCTGCCGACGATGCAGTCAGCTGCAGCATGGGGCAATAAAGACCTGCTGAAAAGCCTGCAGATGTATGCACCCAGCCTTTATG atcctCAGGAGGGCTGTGTGGTGTTGTTGCCAGCAGATCAGCAGCAGCGCTTGATTCACATCCTCTACTTCCTGCCGACTTTTCCCGCTGATATTCTAGCCTGCCTCAGCCAAGTGTGTAATGTCGGAAGGGTTTCTGCCAGCCTCGCAGGCACGCTCATCCGCATCGTAAACCTGag GTCTCCTCGGAGTGGCTGGTCGAACAGTTCACAGGATATGGCAATGCGGGACGTGGACTACCTCAGTTTCCTTTTCTCCACCCTGACag GCTTTTCCTCCGAAGTTCTTCAGACTCTACAGCCGGACGATGAGGATGATGACAGTTTGCTACCCTCATCTTCGCTCTCTCCGCTCAACGTGTTTTCCACACCACTCGAGCAGTTCACACACCACTGGGACGTGGTGGAG gaaGTCTGTCACTGTTTGGAGACGTTGGGCTCTCGAACACAGTGTTTTGAAATCTTACAGAATGCCATCGTCGAGAACCTG AGAGCGTTGGTGGTGGTGCCGGACTGTATGTGCGCTGCCCTGTTAAGGTGTATCCCACGCTTGCTGGATCACAACTCGCTGCCCAGTGACATGCTTCTAGCCTTCCTGTCCGACTGCTGTCTGAGCATGCTCTGTCTGCTGCTGCAGCTGGAGCAAAGCGCCCGCAAGAG GGATGCTGTATGGGAGGCGTGCTTTGCAGCACTGAGCTCAGTCCCACGTCTTTTGCGATTGGTCCTGCAGTCCATTCGTGTGTGTGACCTGTTCGAGGACGAGCTTCCTCTGCTGGCTCAGATTCTTTCGTTGCTTCTGCAACACTCTCAGCTTCGCAGCCAGATCGTTGCAAATGCTGCGCTGCTGCAGACCATCATCCAAGATCTAACG CGATCCCATGGCGGAAAGACTCGAAAGCAGTGGCTGAATGACCTGATGTACTGTTACAGTGTGATCTTCTCAAATCACCGTGCCAATATAGCCATGAGGGATGCCTACTAG
- the tex10 gene encoding testis-expressed protein 10 homolog isoform X2: protein MSKKRKRQDDFQKVKLKVGKKKPKAENSTNTNFRSKSIHLPDQLKSSDGGPTTHRQLGIKDLISQLHHYSSSVKQNALVGLCELLSAHPSLLEQHASVVLAEVAALFTDKDGTVRQASTRLLRLVAQSMLAERVAPFFPLLGAHLSCAMTHVSTGIQEDALRVLDVLLEHYPALLAQSHSVLLGNFLELISQRRMSGGTGKGGMIGKGNYALSISTGRAVTAQKWRLTVLLRLGRFLQAVVEERPTEDGGACGSGFGMWTGEKGLVTPVEISWEEQIFSKERIQVFENSGAKPTPHSTFRLRPDLESGTGVTEGLCSAEMVQGFAGTLVPLLLEMWVEAMGGGKAQTDSGNLLSEEAMALMFQILTILQLLRRLAPQKDQQDILDAWFRNSYLSDFKQHFMKNFPYSSLAVIRHKKKSEAKRSRLQVAAAVNGTGNVEPLALNVMLCQVMVTLCLRGRDHVAAQDADWLGPIRAFVTDTLSGGGKLNSKHLGALLEVVWRMVVTQRSRVTEELLQAVYLQYQQKNLGLTVRTLLLRFFSQLYIQEHQNQPHIGRSRILARWLGSLPLQLVQLGSRNLQLSAQLLPTMQSAAAWGNKDLLKSLQMYAPSLYDPQEGCVVLLPADQQQRLIHILYFLPTFPADILACLSQVCNVGRVSASLAGTLIRIVNLRSPRSGWSNSSQDMAMRDVDYLSFLFSTLTGFSSEVLQTLQPDDEDDDSLLPSSSLSPLNVFSTPLEQFTHHWDVVEEVCHCLETLGSRTQCFEILQNAIVENLRALVVVPDCMCAALLRCIPRLLDHNSLPSDMLLAFLSDCCLSMLCLLLQLEQSARKRDAVWEACFAALSSVPRLLRLVLQSIRVCDLFEDELPLLAQILSLLLQHSQLRSQIVANAALLQTIIQDLTRSHGGKTRKQWLNDLMYCYSVIFSNHRANIAMRDAY, encoded by the exons GACCTGATATCTCAGCTGCACCACTACAGCAGCAGCGTCAAGCAGAACGCTCTCGTCGGTCTCTGCGAGCTGCTTTCGGCTCACCCGTCCCTACTCGAGCAGCACGCGTCAGTCGTTCTCGCAGAGGTTGCCGCGCTCTTCACCGATAAAGATGGCACGGTGCGGCAGGCCAGTACACGTCTCCTGCGCTTGGTGGCCCAGAGTATGCTCGCCGAGCGTGTGGCACCATTCTTTCCACTTCTGGGAGCCCATCTGTCATGCGCTATGACCCACGTCTCAACAGGCATTCAGGAGGACGCGCTGAGGGTGCTTGATGTACTCCTGGAACATTATCCCGCTCTGTTAGCACAGAGCCACAGTGTCCTGCTCGGCAATTTCCTGGAGCTGATTTCACAGAGGCGCATGAGTGGGGGGACAGGGAAGGGTGGAATGATTGGGAAAGGAAACTATGCACTTTCCATCAGCACCGGTCGTGCTGTAACAGCACAGAAGTGGAGACTCACCGTTCTGCTCAG GTTAGGACGATTTCTGCAGGCAGTAGTGGAGGAGAGACCTACAGAAGATGGTGGTGCATGTGGAAGTGGATTTGGCATGTGGACTGGAGAGAAAGGACTGGTCACACCTGTAGAAATCAGCTGGGAGGAGCAGATCTTCAGTAAAGAGCGAATCCAAGTGTTCGAGAATTCTGGTGCCAAACCCACACCCCACTCCACCTTTCGGCTAAG GCCAGATTTGGAGTCTGGAACTGGTGTGACTGAGGGGCTGTGCTCAGCAGAGATGGTGCAGGGCTTTGCAGGTACGCTGGTTCCTCTGTTGCTGGAGATGTGGGTGGAAGCAATGGGTGGAGGCAAAGCTCAAACTGACAGTGGGAACCTGCTCTCAGAGGAAGCCATGGCACTCATGTTTCAGATCCTCACCATACTTCAGCTCCTGAGACGTCTTGCACCTCAGAAGGACCAGCAGGATATACTG GATGCCTGGTTTCGAAACTCATACCTGAGTGACTTCAAGCAGCACTTCATGAAGAATTTTCCCTACAGTTCGCTGGCGGTGAtcaggcacaagaaaaaaagtGAAGCAAAAAG GAGCCGCCTGCAGGTGGCGGCCGCAGTAAATGGCACAGGAAACGTCGAGCCTCTGGCTCTAAACGTCATGCTTTGCCAGGTGATGGTGACGCTCTGCCTGAGGGGGCGGGACCACGTTGCTGCCCAAGACGCTGACTGGCTCGGACCGATCCGAGCCTTCGTCACAGACACTCTGTCCGGTGGGGGAAAACTGAACTCCAAGCACCTTGGTGCCCTGTTGGAGGTGGTTTGGAGGATGGTTGTAACTCAGCGAAGCCGTG TGACTGAGGAGCTACTACAGGCTGTCTACCTCCAGTATCAGCAGAAGAACCTGGGGCTGACCGTACGCACCCTGCTGCTTCGTTTCTTCAGTCAACTCTACATACAGGAACATCAGAACCAGCCTCACATTGGAAG gAGCAGGATTTTGGCACGCTGGTTGGGGTCGTTGCCTCTGCAGTTGGTCCAGTTGGGCAGCCGCAATCTTCAGCTGTCTGCACAGCTCCTGCCGACGATGCAGTCAGCTGCAGCATGGGGCAATAAAGACCTGCTGAAAAGCCTGCAGATGTATGCACCCAGCCTTTATG atcctCAGGAGGGCTGTGTGGTGTTGTTGCCAGCAGATCAGCAGCAGCGCTTGATTCACATCCTCTACTTCCTGCCGACTTTTCCCGCTGATATTCTAGCCTGCCTCAGCCAAGTGTGTAATGTCGGAAGGGTTTCTGCCAGCCTCGCAGGCACGCTCATCCGCATCGTAAACCTGag GTCTCCTCGGAGTGGCTGGTCGAACAGTTCACAGGATATGGCAATGCGGGACGTGGACTACCTCAGTTTCCTTTTCTCCACCCTGACag GCTTTTCCTCCGAAGTTCTTCAGACTCTACAGCCGGACGATGAGGATGATGACAGTTTGCTACCCTCATCTTCGCTCTCTCCGCTCAACGTGTTTTCCACACCACTCGAGCAGTTCACACACCACTGGGACGTGGTGGAG gaaGTCTGTCACTGTTTGGAGACGTTGGGCTCTCGAACACAGTGTTTTGAAATCTTACAGAATGCCATCGTCGAGAACCTG AGAGCGTTGGTGGTGGTGCCGGACTGTATGTGCGCTGCCCTGTTAAGGTGTATCCCACGCTTGCTGGATCACAACTCGCTGCCCAGTGACATGCTTCTAGCCTTCCTGTCCGACTGCTGTCTGAGCATGCTCTGTCTGCTGCTGCAGCTGGAGCAAAGCGCCCGCAAGAG GGATGCTGTATGGGAGGCGTGCTTTGCAGCACTGAGCTCAGTCCCACGTCTTTTGCGATTGGTCCTGCAGTCCATTCGTGTGTGTGACCTGTTCGAGGACGAGCTTCCTCTGCTGGCTCAGATTCTTTCGTTGCTTCTGCAACACTCTCAGCTTCGCAGCCAGATCGTTGCAAATGCTGCGCTGCTGCAGACCATCATCCAAGATCTAACG CGATCCCATGGCGGAAAGACTCGAAAGCAGTGGCTGAATGACCTGATGTACTGTTACAGTGTGATCTTCTCAAATCACCGTGCCAATATAGCCATGAGGGATGCCTACTAG